Proteins from one Rosa chinensis cultivar Old Blush chromosome 7, RchiOBHm-V2, whole genome shotgun sequence genomic window:
- the LOC112180627 gene encoding uncharacterized protein LOC112180627, which translates to MNAGEQPSRSWSLPASAVSERGLNPNVRPLNYYKNQIYVRGLPYSMTDAQLEAIFRARFGAGVVNVKVWLNKYGITIQCGHVTFGSRSLVEEAVALGDWQGIRIERHRPQFPKTLLRALRVSSEDPNSQLYVAQAKTELDSWRKIYVEWQQSMLAERLRLTLSTSYSLF; encoded by the exons ATGAACGCAGGCGAACAACCCAGCCGTTCGTGGTCACTCCCGGCCTCGGCAGTATCGGAG CGTGGGCTTAACCCCAATGTCAGACCTCTTAACTACTACAAGAATCAGATATATGTCCGAGGACTACCATACTCGATGACTGATG CACAACTCGAAGCAATCTTCCGCGCTAGATTTGGTGCAGGTGTAGTGAACGTGAAAGTTTGGCTCAATAAGTACGGGATCACTATACAGTGTGGCCATGTCACTTTTGGATCGCGTAGCTTGGTGGAAGAGGCGGTGGCGCTGGGCGACTGGCAAGGGATCAGAATCGAAAGGCATAGACCTCAGTTCCCGAAAACACTGTTACGAGCATTGCGAGTGAGTTCTGAGGATCCCAATTCGCAGCTTTATGTGGCCCAAGCGAAGACTGAGCTGGACAGTTGGAGAAAGATTTATGTCGAGTGGCAGCAAAGCATGCTGGCAGAGAGGCTCCGCTTGACCCTATCGACTTCTTACTCCTTGTTCTAG
- the LOC112179058 gene encoding uncharacterized protein LOC112179058, which produces MECSQNLKVSKEEVIAKLKDDGDFDRLRRKIIQKLKNNEELRENIISIVKQSQALNRPGAENMKPRQLSDDIYQEVGGKVMSQISDGLWGIIRSSDAMQSEISETVQSVYNKLANPDGNADGQSSTHVVQVQVESSDNGLVAGAASGAVDGVYDHHQDDNNHEAQLPPREKGAMTEHREMLQDKMDTEGVDRIVAPGVSTDTEHKQECDGSDEDPDVPPGFG; this is translated from the exons ATGGAGTGCTCCCAGAATCTCAAGGTAAGCAAAGAAGAGGTGATAGCGAAGCTAAAGGACGATGGCGACTTCGACAGGCTCCGCCGCAAGATCATTCAAAAGCTCAAAAACAAC GAGGAATTACGCGAAAATATTATTTCAATTGTGAAGCAATCACAAGCGCTTAATCGCCCAGGTGCCGAGAACATGAAACCCAGGCAACTCTCTGATGACATTTATCAGGAGGTTGG GGGCAAAGTGATGAGCCAGATATCGGATGGGTTGTGGGGGATAATCAGATCAAGTGATGCAATGCAGAGTGAAATAAGCGAAACTGTTCAGTCTGTTTACAATAAATTGGCTAATCCAGATGGGAATGCAGACGGTCAGTCCTCCACTCATGTTGTTCAAGTTCAAGTCGAGTCTAGTGATAATGGATTAGTCGCCGGTGCTGCCAGTGGAGCTGTTGATGGTGTGTACGACCATCATCAGGATGACAATAACCATGAGGCACAACTTCCGCCTCGTGAAAAAGGAGCTATGACAGAGCACCGGGAAATGTTACAGGATAAGATGGATACCGAGGGTGTTGATCGCATAGTGGCTCCTGGCGTTTCTACAGACACGGAGCACAAGCAGGAGTGTGATGGTAGCGATGAGGACCCCGATGTGCCTCCTGGTTTTGGTTAA